The following are encoded in a window of Kogia breviceps isolate mKogBre1 chromosome 10, mKogBre1 haplotype 1, whole genome shotgun sequence genomic DNA:
- the SEC61A1 gene encoding protein transport protein Sec61 subunit alpha, which translates to MAIKFLEVIKPFCVILPEIQKPERKIQFKEKVLWTAITLFIFLVCCQIPLFGIMSSDSADPFYWMRVILASNRGTLMELGISPIVTSGLIMQLLAGAKIIEVGDTPKDRALFNGAQKLFGMIITIGQSIVYVMTGMYGDPSEMGAGICLLITIQLFVAGLIVLLLDELLQKGYGLGSGISLFIATNICETIVWKAFSPTTVNTGRGMEFEGAIIALFHLLATRTDKVRALREAFYRQNLPNLMNLIATIFVFAVVIYFQGFRVDLPIKSARYRGQYNTYPIKLFYTSNIPIILQSALVSNLYVISQMLSARFSGNLLVSLLGTWSDTSSGGPARAYPVGGLCYYLSPPESFGSVLEDPVHAVVYIVFMLGSCAFFSKTWIEVSGSSAKDVAKQLKEQQMVMRGHRETSMVHELNRYIPTAAAFGGLCIGALSVLADFLGAIGSGTGILLAVTIIYQYFEIFVKEQSEVGSMGALLF; encoded by the exons ATGGCGA TCAAGTTTCTGGAAGTCATCAAGCCCTTCTGTGTCATCCTGCCCGAAATTCAGAAGCCGGAGCGGAAG ATTCAGTTTAAGGAGAAAGTGCTATGGACCGCCATCACCCTCTTCATCTTCTTGGTGTGCTGCCAG ATCCCCCTGTTTGGAATCATGTCTTCAGACTCAGCCGACCCTTTCTATTGGATGAGAGTGATCCTCGCCTCTAACAGAG GCACACTGATGGAGCTGGGTATCTCTCCCATTGTCACCTCCGGCCTCATCATGCAGCTCCTGGCTGGCGCCAAAATAATTGAAGTTGGCGATACCCCAAAAGACCGAGCCCTCTTCAACGGAGCCCAAAAGC TGTTTGGCATGATCATTACCATCGGCCAGTCCATCGTGTATGTGATGACGGGGATGTACGGAGACCCTTCTGAGATGGGTGCCGGGATCTGCCTGCTGATCACCATTCAG CTCTTTGTTGCTGGCCTAATTGTCCTGCTTTTGGATGAACTTCTGCAAAAGGGGTACGGCCTGGGCTCTGGGATCTCCCTCTTCATTGCCACAAACATCTGCGAGACCATCGTGTGGAAGGCGTTCAGCCCCACCACTGTCAACACCGGCCGAG GAATGGAGTTTGAGGGCGCCATCATTGCGCTGTTCCACCTGCTGGCCACACGCACGGACAAGGTCCGAGCCCTTCGCGAGGCGTTCTACCGCCAGAATCTCCCCAACCTCATGAATCTCATCGCCACCATCTTTGTCTTTGCGGTGGTCATCTACTTCCAG GGCTTCCGTGTGGACCTGCCCATCAAGTCGGCTCGCTACCGAGGCCAGTACAACACCTACCCCATCAAGCTCTTCTACACCTCCAATATCCCCATCATCCTGCAGTCCGCCCTCGTGTCCAACCTCTACGTCATCTCCCAGATGCTGTCCGCCCGCTTCAGTGGCAACCTGCTGGTCAGCCTGCTGGGCACCTGGTCG GACACTTCTTCTGGCGGCCCGGCACGCGCCTATCCCGTTGGCGGCCTCTGCTATTACCTGTCTCCTCCCGAGTCTTTCGGCTCCGTCTTGGAAGACCCCGTCCATGCGGTCGTGTACATAGTGTTCATGCTGGGCTCCTGCGCCTTCTTCTCCAAGACGTGGATTGAGGTCTCAGGCTCCTCTGCCAAAGAC GTGGCAAAGCAGCTGAAGGAGCAGCAGATGGTGATGAGGGGCCACCGAGAGACGTCCATGGTCCACGAACTCAACCG GTACATCCCCACGGCGGCGGCCTTCGGTGGGCTTTGCATCGGGGCCCTCTCGGTGCTGGCCGACTTCCTGGGTGCCATTGGCTCTGGAACCGGGATCCTGCTCGCCGTCACCATCATCTACCAGTACTTTGAAATCTTCGTCAAGGAGCAGAGTGAGGTCGGCAGCATGGGGGCCCTTCTGTTCTGA